A section of the Methanofollis sp. UBA420 genome encodes:
- the infB gene encoding translation initiation factor IF-2, producing MAKKKKQSQETEGSGIRTPIVCVLGHVDHGKTSLLDYIRGSSVTAGEAGAITQHIGATLVPFDAIAKTGGAFQKLQVNIPGLLFIDTPGHQAFTTLRARGGALADMAILVVDINEGFQPQTIEALEILRTYKTPFVVAATKIDRIHGWRVNKNAPFKKTFETQGDRVKQIFETKTYELIGKLSEKGFNCERYDRVSDFARNIAIVPVSGITGEGVPDLLMMLIGLAQRYMTEELAVSVNGPGQGTVLEVKEERGLGMTLDVILYDGTLGIGDEIAVATGDGVINPKVRSLLKPRPMSEILVEDRFERVKSVTAAAGIKVSAPHLEGVIAGSPLRVIPAAEDREGINEEVRREVEEIHVALSEEGITIKADTIGALEALAKELEDHHIPIMKAEVGPVSRHDLIEVGTVKESLNAVLLAFNTAILPDALDILKDPANKVTAFTGNVIYRLIEDYTEWVEEQKRKIEAARFEHIILPAKVVILEGCVFRQSNPAVVGVRVLGGKLRSGVYLMRRDGKRVGQLKNIQVRGENVPEADAGAEVAVSIEGATVGRQISEKDELYAEIPEHHVKVLEKEMLGSLKPGMREVLDEYTLMRRKENPFWGK from the coding sequence ATGGCCAAGAAAAAGAAACAATCACAGGAAACAGAGGGATCCGGGATCAGGACGCCAATCGTCTGCGTTCTCGGACACGTCGACCACGGCAAGACCTCGCTCCTCGACTATATCAGGGGATCGTCGGTCACCGCCGGCGAGGCCGGCGCAATCACCCAGCATATCGGAGCGACACTTGTCCCCTTCGACGCCATTGCAAAGACAGGCGGGGCCTTCCAGAAGTTGCAGGTCAACATCCCCGGCCTGCTCTTCATCGACACCCCGGGCCACCAGGCCTTCACAACACTCAGGGCCCGCGGCGGCGCCCTCGCTGACATGGCGATCCTGGTGGTGGATATCAACGAGGGGTTCCAGCCGCAGACCATCGAGGCACTCGAGATCCTGAGAACCTACAAGACACCCTTCGTCGTTGCGGCGACGAAGATCGACAGGATCCACGGCTGGCGGGTGAACAAGAACGCTCCGTTTAAAAAGACCTTCGAAACGCAGGGCGACCGCGTGAAGCAGATCTTCGAGACAAAGACCTACGAACTGATCGGCAAACTCTCCGAGAAAGGTTTCAACTGCGAGCGGTACGACAGGGTGAGCGACTTCGCCCGCAACATCGCCATCGTCCCGGTCTCCGGGATCACAGGCGAGGGCGTGCCCGACCTTCTCATGATGCTCATCGGGCTTGCCCAGCGTTACATGACAGAGGAGCTCGCCGTCTCGGTCAACGGCCCCGGCCAGGGCACGGTCCTCGAAGTGAAGGAGGAACGGGGCCTCGGCATGACCCTCGATGTCATCCTCTATGACGGTACCCTCGGGATCGGGGACGAGATCGCGGTTGCAACAGGAGACGGCGTGATCAACCCCAAGGTGCGGTCCCTTCTCAAGCCGCGGCCGATGTCTGAGATCCTTGTCGAGGACAGGTTCGAGCGGGTGAAGTCGGTCACCGCCGCCGCCGGCATCAAGGTCTCCGCACCCCACCTCGAAGGGGTCATCGCGGGCTCGCCCCTGCGGGTGATCCCGGCGGCCGAAGATCGTGAAGGTATCAACGAGGAGGTCAGGCGGGAGGTCGAGGAGATCCATGTCGCCCTTTCCGAGGAGGGTATCACCATCAAGGCCGACACCATCGGCGCCCTCGAAGCGCTGGCAAAGGAACTCGAAGACCACCATATCCCTATCATGAAGGCCGAGGTTGGCCCGGTCTCTCGCCACGACCTCATTGAGGTTGGGACGGTCAAAGAGTCCCTCAACGCCGTCCTCCTCGCCTTCAACACCGCCATCCTCCCCGACGCCCTCGATATCCTCAAAGACCCGGCAAACAAGGTGACCGCCTTTACAGGCAACGTCATCTACCGGCTCATCGAGGACTATACCGAGTGGGTCGAGGAGCAGAAGAGGAAGATCGAAGCTGCCCGCTTCGAGCACATCATCCTGCCGGCAAAAGTCGTCATCCTCGAAGGGTGCGTCTTCAGACAGAGCAACCCCGCCGTCGTCGGCGTCAGAGTGCTCGGGGGAAAACTGCGGAGCGGCGTGTACTTGATGCGCAGGGACGGCAAGAGGGTTGGCCAGCTGAAAAATATTCAGGTCAGAGGGGAGAACGTCCCTGAAGCCGACGCCGGCGCGGAGGTCGCGGTCTCGATCGAGGGGGCGACAGTTGGCAGGCAGATCAGCGAGAAAGACGAGTTATACGCCGAGATCCCCGAACACCACGTCAAGGTGCTCGAAAAGGAGATGCTTGGGAGCCTCAAACCAGGTATGCGTGAGGTACTCGATGAGTACACCCTGATGCGGAGAAAGGAAAATCCCTTCTGGGGGAAGTAG
- a CDS encoding 30S ribosomal protein S6e, whose translation MVDFKVVVSDRKASRAYNIQASGAAASALIGKKIGNEVDGAPLGLAGYTIQITGGSDRTGIAARKDLPGAGRRRILLSEGVGFHPEHEGQRKRKSVRGNEITADFVQINAVVAQYGAQPIDALLGKSGEEAAEN comes from the coding sequence ATGGTTGATTTCAAGGTTGTCGTATCTGACAGGAAGGCAAGCCGCGCCTACAATATCCAGGCAAGCGGGGCGGCTGCATCGGCATTGATCGGGAAGAAGATCGGGAACGAGGTCGATGGCGCACCCCTTGGCCTCGCCGGATACACCATCCAGATCACCGGCGGCTCGGACAGAACCGGGATCGCCGCTAGGAAGGATCTGCCGGGCGCAGGCCGCAGGCGGATCCTCCTCTCCGAGGGCGTCGGCTTCCACCCCGAGCACGAGGGACAGAGGAAGAGAAAATCGGTCCGCGGGAACGAGATCACCGCTGACTTCGTCCAGATCAACGCCGTCGTTGCCCAGTATGGTGCGCAGCCCATCGATGCGCTCCTCGGAAAGAGCGGCGAAGAGGCTGCAGAGAACTAA
- a CDS encoding DUF2240 family protein — MSLQITVAAPFKQMHLGELEKNQFVFFLALDRKWLNVEQANTVLRLGESAGLLGLKGGKVVPLFDLSSVTIPLGFRPGPEVFEAPDPLRDLIARIASATGRDASEVTAGMNRVIEGEFDGNLRPEAAAVLLARRYGVAWQDLLPALRESVVREK, encoded by the coding sequence TTGAGCCTCCAGATCACCGTCGCGGCCCCCTTCAAGCAGATGCACCTAGGGGAACTCGAAAAGAATCAGTTTGTCTTTTTCCTTGCTCTGGACAGGAAGTGGCTGAACGTCGAACAGGCGAATACAGTCCTTCGCCTGGGAGAATCCGCCGGACTACTCGGTTTGAAAGGCGGGAAGGTCGTCCCGCTCTTCGACCTCTCCTCAGTCACGATCCCCCTCGGTTTCAGGCCCGGCCCCGAGGTCTTCGAGGCGCCCGATCCGTTGCGTGATCTCATCGCCAGGATCGCGTCGGCGACCGGCAGGGACGCGAGCGAGGTGACTGCCGGGATGAACCGCGTGATCGAGGGGGAGTTCGACGGCAACCTCAGGCCCGAAGCAGCGGCCGTCCTGCTTGCTCGCAGGTACGGTGTTGCATGGCAGGATCTCCTGCCTGCTCTCCGTGAAAGTGTTGTCCGGGAAAAATAG
- a CDS encoding PKD domain-containing protein has product YTVNLTVTNPYGNDTLRYPGLVTVTPPLLRANFSANATTGVVPFAVRFADASVGFPTSWSWEFGDGNLSTDRHPVHVYRVPGTYTVNLTISRGPENATFERSDYVAVTAPLILSSSPVPSDREAGIRDLTFQERSA; this is encoded by the coding sequence CGTACACGGTGAACCTGACCGTCACAAACCCCTATGGCAACGACACCCTGCGCTACCCTGGCCTTGTCACGGTGACACCCCCTCTCCTCCGCGCAAACTTCTCCGCGAATGCCACCACCGGGGTGGTCCCGTTCGCGGTGCGGTTTGCCGACGCCTCGGTCGGTTTCCCGACCTCGTGGTCGTGGGAGTTCGGCGACGGGAACCTCTCGACAGACCGTCACCCGGTCCATGTCTACAGGGTACCCGGGACGTACACGGTGAACCTCACCATCTCCCGAGGGCCAGAGAACGCCACATTTGAACGGTCTGACTACGTAGCGGTGACGGCCCCCCTGATCCTCTCTTCTTCGCCTGTACCCTCCGATCGTGAGGCGGGGATCCGGGATCTGACCTTTCAGGAGCGATCAGCATAG
- a CDS encoding PKD domain-containing protein, with amino-acid sequence YTVNLTVANPHGNDTLRRPGLVAVEAPLLRAHFSANATAGMVPFAVHFTDESPGDPTSWSWAFGDGNLSTDPDPVHVYEVPGTYMVNLSVADPYSRDMVSRADFIRAVAQGPPAANFSAAPLSGPAPLTVNFTDTSEGFPTSWSWAFGDG; translated from the coding sequence CGTACACGGTGAACCTGACCGTCGCAAACCCCCATGGCAATGACACCCTGCGCCGCCCCGGCCTCGTCGCCGTGGAGGCCCCTCTCCTCCGCGCACATTTCTCCGCGAATGCCACCGCCGGCATGGTCCCCTTTGCGGTGCACTTTACGGACGAGAGTCCCGGAGATCCGACCTCGTGGTCATGGGCCTTCGGCGACGGGAACCTCTCAACAGACCCCGACCCGGTCCATGTCTATGAGGTGCCGGGCACGTACATGGTGAACCTCAGCGTCGCGGACCCGTACTCCCGCGACATGGTATCGAGGGCCGATTTCATCAGGGCCGTTGCGCAGGGCCCGCCTGCCGCGAACTTCTCCGCCGCCCCCCTCTCCGGCCCCGCGCCCCTGACGGTGAATTTCACCGACACCTCTGAGGGATTCCCGACCTCGTGGTCGTGGGCCTTCGGCGACGG
- a CDS encoding PKD domain-containing protein, which yields MLLRTRMLVFLLLIATAQGAAGVGPDVWEKIPERPPPDDDLAKLSSDLVDLVEMNVSGENISDNAALASGYAAPPPVTVYVSLYPPAGTGCVDPFAVEVTARDEARHLAVALVRVEDLKGLASLPEVRSVRTVLPPFFAAGSVDTEGDAILRAKDLRDTTGYNGTGVKIGVISDGVDHLDDAVLTGDIPPDVEVLSNTLGGDEGTAMLEIVHDIAPGASLYFHDCGGDVISFDGAFQALADAGCTIICDDIVYLDEPYFDESADAPLGGVRRLAAEGEVLLVSSAGNFGLSHYQEEYRDSGNTYNSHDFGGGSVLLPFRVSAASPAFVVLQWADPWVSSANDYNLYVWDRTGSLVGMSTIVQKGNGTPLEVVSFTNPDPFVSTYYAGITRVRGSPLLLEVYTFYGAVSPDYNTPSDSIFGHPAYPGVVTVGAIDFQDTLRQYSSQGPVTIVYPAPEERAKPDLAATDGVQVTGAGGFPNPFYGTSASAPHVAGIAALLMGQDPALNASGFVDALVSSSLGPGLPAYDPGYGYGKADAVVLRSVLSPPLIANFSASPAAGMVPLTVRFTDLSGGSPDTWSWDFGDGNVSSNPNPVHVYEVPGVYTVNLTVMAGQSANSTRKTGLVTAVAQGPPAANFSAAPLSGPAPLTVNFTDTSEGFPTSWSWAFGDG from the coding sequence ATGCTGCTGCGTACGCGGATGCTGGTCTTTCTCCTGCTCATCGCCACTGCGCAGGGTGCGGCCGGCGTAGGACCTGACGTCTGGGAAAAAATACCTGAAAGGCCGCCACCCGATGACGACCTGGCCAAACTGTCCTCAGACCTCGTCGACCTGGTGGAGATGAATGTATCTGGGGAGAATATCTCCGACAATGCCGCCCTCGCCTCGGGATATGCCGCCCCTCCGCCTGTCACAGTCTATGTCTCTCTGTACCCTCCTGCCGGGACTGGGTGCGTCGACCCCTTTGCTGTGGAGGTGACGGCGCGGGACGAGGCCCGCCATCTGGCAGTGGCCCTGGTGCGGGTCGAGGACCTGAAAGGTCTTGCGTCCCTTCCTGAGGTACGGTCTGTGCGGACTGTCCTGCCGCCGTTCTTTGCTGCCGGTTCGGTGGACACGGAGGGCGATGCCATCCTCAGGGCGAAGGACCTCAGGGACACCACTGGATACAACGGAACTGGTGTGAAGATCGGCGTCATCTCGGATGGCGTGGACCACCTCGACGATGCCGTCCTGACCGGGGATATCCCTCCCGACGTCGAAGTCCTCTCGAACACCCTCGGCGGCGACGAGGGGACGGCGATGCTTGAGATCGTCCACGACATCGCCCCCGGTGCCTCCCTGTATTTTCATGACTGCGGGGGAGACGTGATCTCCTTCGATGGGGCATTCCAGGCCCTTGCCGACGCGGGGTGCACGATCATCTGCGACGACATCGTCTATCTTGACGAACCTTACTTTGACGAGAGTGCCGACGCCCCTCTCGGCGGCGTCAGGCGCCTCGCGGCTGAAGGGGAGGTTCTTCTGGTCTCCTCGGCCGGCAACTTCGGCCTGTCGCACTACCAGGAGGAGTACCGCGACTCGGGGAACACATACAATTCCCATGACTTCGGCGGCGGGAGCGTCCTCCTCCCCTTCAGGGTCTCTGCGGCGTCGCCGGCCTTTGTCGTGCTCCAGTGGGCCGACCCCTGGGTCTCGTCGGCGAACGACTACAACCTCTATGTCTGGGACCGCACCGGGTCTCTGGTGGGCATGAGCACCATCGTCCAGAAGGGGAACGGCACCCCCCTCGAAGTGGTCTCCTTCACCAATCCCGACCCCTTCGTCTCGACCTATTACGCAGGCATCACCCGTGTCCGCGGCTCGCCCCTTCTCCTTGAGGTCTACACCTTCTATGGGGCGGTCTCCCCTGACTACAACACCCCTTCAGACTCGATCTTCGGTCACCCGGCCTATCCCGGCGTGGTCACGGTCGGTGCGATCGATTTCCAGGACACACTCAGGCAATACTCCTCGCAGGGGCCGGTGACCATCGTCTACCCGGCGCCCGAGGAGAGGGCTAAGCCCGACCTTGCGGCGACCGACGGGGTGCAGGTGACGGGGGCGGGCGGTTTCCCGAACCCCTTCTATGGCACGAGTGCGTCGGCCCCGCATGTGGCCGGCATCGCAGCCCTGCTCATGGGCCAGGACCCCGCCCTGAATGCATCGGGGTTTGTGGACGCCCTCGTCTCCTCGTCTCTGGGCCCGGGTTTGCCCGCGTACGACCCCGGCTACGGTTATGGCAAGGCCGATGCCGTCGTCCTCAGGTCGGTGCTCAGTCCGCCGCTCATCGCAAACTTCTCGGCCTCTCCGGCCGCGGGTATGGTGCCCCTGACGGTCAGGTTCACCGACCTCTCCGGGGGGTCTCCCGATACATGGTCCTGGGACTTCGGCGACGGCAACGTTTCGTCCAACCCGAATCCTGTCCATGTCTATGAAGTGCCGGGCGTCTATACGGTGAACCTCACGGTCATGGCGGGGCAGTCGGCAAACTCAACTCGGAAAACCGGCCTTGTCACCGCGGTGGCGCAGGGCCCGCCTGCCGCGAACTTCTCCGCCGCCCCTCTCTCGGGCCCCGCGCCCCTGACGGTGAATTTCACCGACACCTCTGAGGGATTCCCGACCTCTTGGTCGTGGGCCTTCGGCGACGG
- a CDS encoding DsrE family protein yields the protein MTIRYRALFHLTETGKTGAVLQTARNLLADMGDGVEVEVVAHGDGVKAFLLTGQYVDDVRNMSKQGVRFVVCANSIRAMTFARDDFPRSVEVVPSGISEIVRRQAERYAYIRL from the coding sequence ATGACGATCAGGTACAGGGCGCTCTTCCACCTCACCGAGACCGGGAAGACAGGTGCGGTCCTGCAAACAGCCCGGAACCTTCTTGCCGATATGGGCGATGGAGTGGAGGTTGAGGTGGTCGCACACGGCGACGGCGTGAAGGCCTTTCTCCTGACAGGCCAGTACGTGGACGATGTCAGGAACATGAGCAAACAGGGGGTGCGTTTTGTGGTCTGCGCCAACAGCATCAGGGCGATGACCTTCGCGAGGGACGACTTCCCGCGGTCTGTCGAGGTCGTGCCCTCGGGCATCAGCGAGATCGTGAGGAGGCAGGCCGAAAGGTACGCGTATATCAGACTGTGA
- a CDS encoding 30S ribosomal protein S8e gives MQWQGRSVRRLTGGRNHPACGKRRYEHGRAPAETHIGENRSRIVRVRGGNMKVRALRLNVASVSNPATGETKKSGILNVEANPANINYVRRNLLTKGAIITTELGRARIVSRPGQDGVVNAVLIQ, from the coding sequence ATACAGTGGCAAGGTAGATCCGTACGGCGCCTCACCGGCGGCAGGAACCACCCGGCTTGCGGTAAGAGGCGATATGAGCACGGCCGGGCCCCCGCAGAAACTCATATCGGGGAGAATCGGAGCCGGATTGTCAGGGTACGCGGCGGCAACATGAAGGTTCGGGCACTCCGCCTGAACGTTGCCTCTGTCTCCAACCCTGCGACCGGCGAGACCAAGAAATCTGGCATCCTGAACGTGGAAGCAAACCCGGCAAACATCAACTATGTCCGCCGGAACCTCCTCACGAAGGGTGCGATCATCACGACCGAACTCGGGCGCGCACGGATTGTGAGCCGCCCCGGCCAGGACGGCGTCGTCAACGCCGTGTTGATCCAATAA
- the hypB gene encoding hydrogenase nickel incorporation protein HypB — protein MHHIDVLIEKDVYAANDNLAAANAAHLKEHGVRAFDLLGAIGSGKTSLIERMVPLLAGRGLATGAVAGDVYGDDDFKRIVGLGIPAVNANTGTECHLDAHLVEHALDHLPLDDIDVLFIENVGNMVCPTDFALGAEKRVVVVSSTEGDDVVNKHPMMFRGCSIGVINKVDLAPLVGCNIERMEADMRRYNPEMKIFRTNMKTGEGVSAVLDAILE, from the coding sequence ATGCACCACATCGACGTCCTTATCGAGAAGGATGTATATGCCGCAAACGATAATCTTGCCGCTGCGAACGCTGCACACCTGAAAGAGCACGGAGTCAGGGCATTTGACCTCCTCGGCGCCATCGGGTCGGGAAAGACCTCCTTGATCGAGCGGATGGTGCCCCTCCTTGCCGGGCGCGGCCTTGCGACCGGCGCCGTTGCCGGGGACGTCTATGGTGACGATGACTTCAAGAGGATCGTGGGCCTCGGCATCCCGGCCGTCAATGCCAACACCGGTACCGAGTGCCACCTCGATGCGCACCTCGTCGAACACGCCCTCGACCACCTCCCCCTCGACGATATCGATGTCCTGTTTATCGAGAACGTGGGCAACATGGTCTGCCCGACGGATTTCGCCCTCGGGGCCGAGAAGCGGGTCGTCGTCGTCTCCTCGACCGAGGGTGACGATGTCGTGAACAAGCACCCGATGATGTTCCGCGGCTGCTCGATCGGTGTGATCAACAAGGTCGACCTTGCCCCTCTCGTCGGCTGCAACATTGAGCGGATGGAGGCCGATATGCGGCGCTACAACCCGGAGATGAAGATCTTCAGGACAAATATGAAGACCGGCGAGGGTGTCTCCGCCGTGCTCGACGCGATCCTGGAGTGA
- a CDS encoding signal recognition particle subunit SRP19/SEC65 family protein has protein sequence MESVCILYPCYFSAGLKRSEGRRVPLGRAVKNPTVDDLGAALKRCGYTYRAEEKHHPAHWFKREGRVVVECTESKGALIKKVAGTIEVRQ, from the coding sequence ATGGAAAGTGTCTGTATCCTTTATCCGTGCTATTTTTCTGCCGGTCTGAAGCGGTCCGAGGGGAGGCGTGTCCCTCTCGGTCGCGCCGTCAAAAATCCGACAGTCGACGATCTCGGGGCGGCCCTGAAGAGATGCGGCTATACGTACCGGGCCGAGGAAAAACACCACCCGGCCCACTGGTTCAAGCGCGAAGGGCGGGTGGTCGTCGAGTGCACGGAGTCGAAGGGGGCCCTCATCAAGAAGGTGGCAGGGACGATCGAGGTGAGGCAGTGA
- a CDS encoding histidinol phosphate phosphatase domain-containing protein, with translation MSGGLYDLHTHTTMTDGDLLPIELVRRLAVLGYEVVAIADHVDCSNIDQVITTTSCLKKSARHFGVHLLCGVEITHVPPEEIPELAAYAKEKGAEVVVVHGESPVEPVAPGTNHAACSSRDVDILGHPGFITPEDAHLAAKNGVALEITSRNGHNRTNGYVAVTAREAGCMVVVDSDAHAPSDLLTREAKMAVARGAGLTEDECARSLSINIVSDLLGI, from the coding sequence GTGAGCGGCGGCCTCTACGATCTGCACACCCACACCACGATGACGGACGGCGACCTTCTCCCCATCGAACTTGTCCGCCGCCTTGCTGTCCTCGGGTACGAGGTCGTCGCCATCGCCGACCATGTCGACTGCTCGAATATCGATCAGGTGATCACGACGACGTCGTGCCTCAAGAAGAGTGCAAGACACTTCGGCGTCCACCTTCTCTGCGGCGTCGAGATCACCCATGTGCCGCCCGAGGAGATCCCCGAACTCGCGGCGTACGCCAAAGAGAAGGGCGCCGAGGTCGTCGTCGTCCACGGGGAGTCGCCGGTCGAACCGGTCGCTCCGGGCACAAACCATGCAGCCTGTTCTTCGAGGGACGTCGATATCCTCGGCCACCCGGGCTTCATCACACCAGAGGACGCACATCTTGCAGCGAAAAACGGTGTCGCCCTTGAGATCACCTCAAGGAACGGGCACAACAGGACAAATGGATATGTGGCGGTGACTGCACGGGAGGCGGGTTGCATGGTGGTGGTGGACTCAGACGCCCATGCGCCTTCAGACCTTCTCACCAGGGAGGCGAAGATGGCGGTTGCACGCGGTGCAGGGCTAACAGAGGACGAGTGCGCGAGATCGCTGTCTATAAATATTGTTTCGGATTTACTCGGGATTTAA
- a CDS encoding transcription initiation factor IIB, which produces MAEIEKLKALQSEREALKKRVRTTVRETEKKREETTENVCPECGSRQLVHDYERAELVCKNCGLVLDEEFIDRGPEWRAFDHDQRVKRSRVGAPMTFTIHDKGLSTMIDWRNRDSYGRAISSKNRAQLYRLRKWQRRIRVSNATERNLAFALSELDRMASALGLPRNVRETAAVIYRDAVDKNLIRGRSIEGVAAAALYAACRQCSVPRTLDEIAEVSRVSRKEIGRTYRFISRELGLKLLPTSPIDYVPRFCSGLTLKGEVQSRAVEILRQAGERELTSGRGPTGVAAAAIYISSILSGERRTQREVAEVAGVTEVTIRNRYKELAEKLDIEIIL; this is translated from the coding sequence ATGGCAGAAATCGAGAAATTAAAGGCGCTTCAGAGCGAGCGTGAGGCTCTGAAGAAACGTGTACGGACGACAGTGCGGGAGACGGAGAAGAAACGCGAGGAAACGACCGAGAATGTCTGTCCCGAGTGTGGCAGCCGGCAGCTCGTCCACGACTATGAGCGTGCCGAACTCGTCTGCAAGAACTGCGGCCTCGTCCTCGACGAGGAGTTCATCGACCGCGGCCCGGAGTGGCGTGCCTTCGACCATGACCAGCGGGTGAAGCGTTCCCGTGTCGGTGCGCCGATGACCTTTACCATCCACGACAAGGGTCTCTCGACGATGATCGACTGGAGGAACCGCGACTCCTACGGCCGTGCCATCTCCTCGAAGAACAGGGCGCAACTGTACCGTCTTCGCAAGTGGCAGCGGAGGATCCGTGTCTCGAACGCCACCGAGCGGAACCTCGCCTTCGCGCTCTCCGAACTGGACCGTATGGCCTCGGCCCTCGGTCTGCCGCGGAACGTGCGGGAGACTGCTGCGGTCATCTACCGCGACGCCGTGGACAAGAACCTGATCAGGGGCAGGTCCATTGAGGGCGTGGCCGCGGCCGCACTGTATGCGGCATGCCGCCAGTGCTCGGTGCCGCGTACGCTCGACGAGATCGCCGAGGTGTCCCGGGTCTCAAGGAAGGAGATCGGGCGCACCTACCGGTTCATCTCCCGCGAACTCGGTCTCAAGCTCCTGCCGACCTCGCCGATCGACTACGTGCCCCGCTTCTGCTCCGGCCTCACCCTCAAGGGCGAGGTGCAGAGCCGCGCCGTGGAGATCCTGCGGCAGGCGGGCGAGCGTGAACTGACGAGCGGCAGGGGGCCGACCGGCGTCGCGGCCGCCGCCATCTACATCTCCTCGATCCTCTCGGGGGAGAGGCGGACCCAGCGCGAGGTCGCCGAGGTGGCGGGCGTCACCGAGGTGACGATCCGGAACCGGTACAAGGAACTCGCTGAGAAACTCGATATCGAGATCATTCTCTGA